A single region of the Enterococcus mundtii genome encodes:
- a CDS encoding helix-turn-helix domain-containing protein, with protein sequence MEIGEKLRNLRIQKNLTQEELGERTDLSKGYISQLERDLSSPSMETFFSILEVLGVTPEAFFHQETPNLQIVYTKEDRTVYYDEENGYELEWLVTDSNEKEMEPVLLTFDTAGEYKTFEPSLSETFIFVLEGEIALSLGEREYVAKKGQSMYYQATTHHQLRNHQNKQTKVLIVATESYL encoded by the coding sequence ATGGAAATTGGTGAGAAGTTACGAAATCTGCGTATCCAAAAAAACTTGACACAAGAAGAATTAGGGGAGCGGACAGATTTATCAAAGGGCTATATCTCACAACTTGAGCGGGATTTAAGTTCGCCATCGATGGAAACATTTTTCTCAATCCTTGAAGTATTAGGAGTTACCCCAGAAGCTTTTTTTCATCAAGAAACACCTAACCTTCAAATCGTTTATACGAAAGAAGATCGAACGGTCTATTATGATGAGGAAAATGGGTATGAACTGGAATGGTTAGTGACAGATTCCAACGAAAAAGAAATGGAACCAGTTTTATTGACATTCGATACAGCTGGTGAATATAAAACCTTTGAACCTTCACTCTCAGAGACATTTATCTTTGTCTTAGAAGGGGAGATCGCGCTAAGCTTGGGTGAGCGAGAGTATGTAGCAAAAAAAGGTCAATCGATGTACTATCAGGCAACGACACATCATCAATTACGCAATCATCAAAACAAACAAACTAAGGTATTGATCGTCGCAACCGAATCATACTTGTAA
- a CDS encoding acryloyl-CoA reductase yields the protein MNTFKQFQVNNEPTFHTSIVDKEFPELTNNEVWVKIAYSDVNYKDALACSEHGQVIRHYPMTPGIDFSGVVMKSLDKRFQPGDQVLATGYGLGVSQPGGYSDYQKVTGDWLIPLPETMNLRQAMVLGTAGLTAALCVNALLTQGMKAEDKVIVTGASGGVGSVAIAMLHKMGFQQITAFSRKEEAKTWLQKLGATQVVHPEAFLPEKNKPLDKQQVDYVIDTVGGEQLTRLLPLIAYDGAAALCGNAGGIKLTTTVLPFILRNIQLIGIDSVNVPHEKRLNIWQQLADLSVTDHLVVNEITLDQLEETTQKILDGTHQGRTLVTVGETI from the coding sequence ATGAATACATTCAAACAGTTTCAAGTAAACAACGAGCCTACTTTTCATACAAGCATCGTTGACAAAGAATTTCCTGAGCTGACTAATAATGAAGTTTGGGTAAAAATCGCTTACTCAGATGTCAATTATAAAGATGCGTTAGCTTGTAGTGAACATGGCCAAGTGATTCGTCATTATCCAATGACTCCCGGAATTGATTTTTCTGGTGTCGTCATGAAAAGCTTGGACAAACGATTTCAACCAGGAGATCAAGTTCTAGCAACCGGCTATGGGTTGGGTGTTAGTCAACCTGGTGGCTATAGCGATTACCAGAAAGTAACTGGAGATTGGCTCATCCCTCTTCCAGAAACGATGAACCTACGTCAGGCAATGGTTTTAGGCACCGCTGGTTTGACTGCTGCACTTTGCGTGAATGCTTTACTTACCCAAGGAATGAAAGCAGAGGACAAAGTGATCGTCACTGGTGCCTCTGGCGGAGTTGGTAGTGTGGCAATTGCCATGTTGCATAAAATGGGCTTTCAGCAAATCACCGCATTTTCTCGTAAAGAAGAAGCAAAGACTTGGCTACAGAAACTAGGGGCGACTCAAGTCGTTCATCCAGAAGCCTTTCTACCAGAAAAAAATAAACCGTTAGATAAACAACAAGTCGATTATGTGATCGATACTGTTGGGGGCGAACAGCTCACACGATTATTGCCTTTGATTGCTTATGATGGCGCAGCTGCTCTCTGTGGCAATGCGGGTGGCATCAAATTGACAACAACAGTGTTACCTTTTATTTTACGTAATATCCAGTTGATCGGTATCGATTCAGTCAATGTCCCACATGAGAAACGCTTGAATATCTGGCAACAACTAGCAGACCTATCTGTAACAGATCATTTAGTCGTCAATGAGATCACCTTAGATCAATTGGAAGAAACGACCCAAAAAATCCTTGATGGGACACACCAAGGAAGAACACTTGTCACTGTAGGTGAAACAATATGA
- a CDS encoding phosphopantothenate--cysteine ligase: MKVLITAGGTSERIDQVRSITNHSTGRLGQAIAEVFLAHETVRIDYVTTRSAVKPTASEHLKIHLIESTQDLLTTLERLMQENTYDAIIHSMAVSDFTPAFSLSEQQFAERLSKEALTPDSLPAWFAETERTASKEAKISSDTDYLFLTLKKTPKIIRSLRQWQPNAVIVGFKLLVDVSKEHLLEVAKNSLITNQTDYILANDLTQVSETQHHGYLLSKNGEVIEADTKQEIAKCIVTAILK, from the coding sequence ATGAAGGTATTGATCACAGCCGGTGGCACAAGCGAACGAATCGACCAAGTCCGCTCGATCACAAACCATTCGACTGGACGATTAGGTCAAGCCATCGCAGAAGTCTTTCTGGCTCACGAGACGGTGAGAATCGACTACGTGACGACACGTTCTGCTGTAAAGCCTACTGCTTCTGAGCATTTGAAGATCCATCTCATCGAATCTACTCAAGACTTATTGACTACATTAGAACGATTGATGCAAGAAAATACCTATGATGCCATTATCCATAGCATGGCAGTTAGTGATTTCACACCGGCTTTCAGTCTTTCTGAACAACAGTTTGCTGAGCGCTTGAGTAAAGAGGCATTGACCCCTGATTCACTGCCGGCATGGTTTGCAGAAACAGAACGAACCGCTAGTAAAGAAGCCAAGATTTCATCTGATACGGACTATCTCTTTTTGACATTGAAGAAAACACCAAAGATTATTCGTTCTTTACGCCAATGGCAACCAAATGCTGTCATCGTTGGTTTTAAATTATTAGTCGATGTCTCGAAAGAACACTTATTGGAAGTAGCTAAAAATAGCTTGATCACCAATCAAACCGACTATATTTTAGCAAATGACTTGACCCAAGTCAGTGAAACACAACATCATGGATACTTATTATCAAAAAATGGAGAGGTCATAGAAGCCGATACCAAGCAAGAGATTGCAAAATGTATCGTCACTGCGATTTTAAAATAA
- the coaC gene encoding phosphopantothenoylcysteine decarboxylase, which produces MKKILLGVSGSISAYKSADITNQLVKLGYQVDVIMTKSSTKFITPLTLQSLSKRAVHTDVMQENDPSVINHIELAKQADLFLIAPATANIIGKLANGLADDLLSTVAMALLPETPKLIAPAMNTNMYQHPINQRNLMTLKEIGYQEIEPRESLLACGDYGKGALADNQIIIDQVTLLLNQRSV; this is translated from the coding sequence ATGAAAAAAATCCTATTAGGCGTATCGGGCAGTATCTCTGCTTATAAAAGTGCAGATATCACAAATCAACTAGTCAAACTCGGTTATCAAGTCGATGTCATCATGACAAAAAGTAGTACCAAATTTATTACACCTTTAACATTGCAATCCCTTTCAAAACGTGCTGTCCATACAGACGTTATGCAAGAAAACGATCCTTCAGTGATCAACCATATCGAGCTAGCCAAACAAGCAGACTTGTTTTTGATTGCACCAGCCACTGCAAATATTATCGGCAAGTTAGCGAATGGTCTAGCGGATGATCTCTTATCGACTGTTGCCATGGCACTTTTACCGGAAACACCAAAATTGATTGCACCGGCGATGAATACTAATATGTACCAACATCCGATCAATCAAAGAAATTTAATGACGCTAAAAGAAATCGGTTATCAAGAGATTGAACCTAGAGAATCCCTCTTAGCTTGTGGCGATTACGGAAAAGGTGCTTTAGCGGATAACCAAATCATTATCGACCAAGTCACACTTCTGCTGAATCAGAGGTCGGTCTAG
- a CDS encoding ECF transporter S component: MKNTKNFTLTAMFLAIMILLAVTPLGFIPIGPINATTMHIPVIVASIILGPRLGAFLGGTFGLISLIRSTFIPTPLSFVFSPFIPVIGTDQGSWKALIIALIPRILIGVVPYFVYKGIQRLTKNKVSPLSLFLAGIAGSLTNTILVMNLIYFLFQQDYAQVLGTNINAVYSAVLAVIFTSGVPEAIVAGLVTAAVSTVLLRMIR; this comes from the coding sequence ATGAAAAATACCAAAAACTTTACTTTAACTGCTATGTTTTTAGCAATTATGATCTTACTCGCTGTCACGCCTCTCGGATTTATTCCGATTGGGCCGATCAACGCAACAACGATGCATATCCCTGTCATCGTCGCTTCAATTATTTTAGGTCCTCGGCTAGGTGCCTTTCTCGGTGGCACATTTGGTTTGATCAGTCTGATTCGCAGTACGTTCATACCAACACCGTTGTCTTTTGTTTTCTCACCGTTTATTCCGGTGATCGGCACAGATCAAGGAAGCTGGAAAGCCTTGATCATTGCCTTGATACCTAGAATCCTGATCGGTGTTGTTCCTTATTTCGTGTATAAAGGAATACAGCGATTGACAAAAAACAAAGTTAGTCCGCTCTCATTGTTTCTCGCAGGGATCGCTGGTTCTCTGACCAATACGATCTTAGTGATGAACTTGATCTATTTTCTATTCCAACAAGATTATGCACAGGTTCTTGGGACAAATATCAATGCAGTCTATTCAGCAGTTTTAGCGGTCATCTTTACTAGTGGCGTACCAGAAGCAATCGTCGCTGGTTTAGTCACAGCTGCGGTATCTACCGTTTTACTACGAATGATTCGTTAA
- a CDS encoding NAD(P)H-binding protein produces MNIFVVGANGQIGRHLIQKLGTTEHQVYAGVRDVANQAIYDEENIAYVPFDLTWSSEKMAEAFQEIELVIFAAGSQGQNLLQVDLDGAIKTMIAAEQANISRYLMISAAFADNREKWPESMTDYYITKYYADEWLKNQTSLDYVILQPVALTNDEEVTSIQLTKPDEKPAQSITRKTVAEVLAALVDQPNISKTTVVLSEGSDTVSDAIKQLVEEA; encoded by the coding sequence ATGAATATTTTTGTAGTAGGAGCAAACGGACAAATTGGGCGTCATTTGATCCAAAAACTCGGAACAACCGAACATCAAGTTTACGCGGGTGTGCGAGATGTTGCCAACCAAGCGATTTATGATGAAGAAAATATCGCTTATGTTCCCTTTGATTTAACTTGGTCTTCAGAAAAAATGGCGGAAGCCTTTCAAGAGATTGAACTCGTCATCTTTGCTGCTGGTTCTCAAGGACAAAATCTTTTACAAGTTGATTTAGACGGCGCAATCAAAACAATGATTGCAGCAGAGCAAGCAAATATCTCTCGTTATTTGATGATCAGTGCAGCTTTTGCGGATAACCGTGAGAAATGGCCTGAGTCAATGACTGATTATTATATTACCAAATATTATGCAGACGAATGGTTGAAAAATCAGACATCATTAGATTATGTCATACTACAACCTGTAGCTTTGACGAACGACGAGGAGGTCACTTCGATCCAATTGACCAAACCAGACGAAAAACCAGCTCAATCGATTACAAGAAAAACGGTAGCAGAAGTTTTAGCAGCGTTAGTGGATCAACCAAACATTTCAAAAACAACTGTTGTTCTATCTGAAGGATCGGATACAGTATCGGATGCCATCAAACAACTTGTTGAGGAGGCTTAA
- a CDS encoding NAD(P)H-quinone oxidoreductase, which yields MRGISMKHPGSADVLTEVDVPRPIPKAGELLLKVHTAAVNRTDIMRRENTALQAPYPILGVEVAGEVIENASDRSEFSTGTRVYGLVNLGGYAEYAVIPADRAILLPDSLDYVSAAGIAEVFLTAYQTLYWLGKLQKNETVLIHAGASGVGTAAIQLAKQYSQARIIVTAGSAEKLAFCQELGADEVINYKTQDFAEEVKKITDGHGVDVILDFIGASYWEKNLASIAVDGRWVLIGTLGGTTVESLDLSVLLQKRIQLIGTLLTPRSDEYKAKLTQEFMKNIDPYFETGAIRPIIDRTFTLSEAKEAHEYMEANKNVGKIILTVSET from the coding sequence ATGCGTGGAATCTCTATGAAACATCCCGGTTCAGCAGACGTTTTGACTGAAGTGGATGTCCCTAGACCTATTCCAAAAGCTGGGGAGTTATTGTTAAAAGTCCACACCGCTGCGGTCAATCGTACGGATATCATGCGTCGCGAAAATACTGCACTTCAAGCGCCTTACCCGATCTTAGGTGTAGAGGTTGCTGGTGAAGTCATTGAAAACGCAAGTGACCGTTCTGAGTTTTCAACTGGAACGAGAGTCTATGGTCTAGTGAATTTAGGTGGCTATGCAGAATATGCCGTAATCCCAGCAGATCGAGCAATCCTCTTGCCCGATTCCCTTGACTACGTATCAGCCGCTGGTATCGCTGAAGTTTTCTTGACTGCCTATCAAACCTTGTATTGGTTAGGAAAACTCCAAAAAAATGAGACTGTCTTGATCCATGCTGGTGCAAGTGGCGTTGGTACTGCAGCGATCCAATTAGCCAAACAATATTCGCAAGCACGCATCATCGTTACCGCAGGTTCAGCTGAAAAGTTAGCCTTTTGCCAAGAATTAGGCGCAGATGAAGTAATCAACTATAAAACGCAAGATTTCGCGGAGGAAGTAAAAAAGATAACTGATGGGCATGGCGTTGATGTCATCTTAGATTTCATCGGTGCTTCTTATTGGGAAAAAAATCTGGCATCGATTGCTGTAGATGGTCGCTGGGTCTTGATTGGCACACTAGGAGGCACAACAGTCGAGTCTCTTGATTTAAGCGTTTTGCTGCAAAAAAGAATCCAATTGATTGGTACGCTATTGACACCAAGAAGTGATGAATACAAAGCAAAACTGACTCAAGAGTTTATGAAAAACATCGATCCTTATTTTGAAACCGGAGCGATCCGTCCAATCATTGATCGAACCTTTACATTATCAGAAGCAAAAGAAGCCCATGAATATATGGAAGCCAACAAAAACGTTGGAAAAATCATTTTGACAGTCAGTGAAACTTAA
- a CDS encoding flavocytochrome c: MKKTIKGLLTVTAIFALGACTPDEKESASSSSSTKESTEVSSGASAQTYTNPADMKEEYDLIIVGGGGAGMAAAIEAKDAGLNPVIFEKMPVAGGNTLKSSSGMNASETKFQEEEGITDSNDAFYEETLAGANGTNDKEMLRYFVDHSAAAIEWLDENGIKLDNLTITGGMSERRTHRPSDGSAIGGYLVDGLLRNVHERQIPIFVNTEVTDIQKTGDTVNQVTVQVQGEEPKEITGKAVVVTTGGFGASEQYIQTYRPDLEGYVTTNQVGSTGDGIKMIEKLGGQTVDMDKIQIHPTVQQDEGFLIGEVVRGEGAILVDQDGERFVNEMNTRDKVSDAITALPEKSAYLIFDQGVRDRATAIEFYDEKGYVTAGETIEELAEKINLPAETLAQTVTTWNEEVANQDDTAFGRTTAMEHDLSKPNYYAIKIAPGIHYTMGGIKINTNTEVVDKDGQPITGLYAAGEVTGGLHGENRIGGNSVAEIIIFGRQAGQQAAKFVSAQ, translated from the coding sequence ATGAAGAAAACAATTAAAGGGTTACTGACAGTTACAGCAATTTTTGCCTTAGGTGCCTGTACGCCTGATGAAAAAGAATCTGCATCCAGTAGCTCTTCCACAAAAGAATCAACAGAAGTATCATCCGGAGCGTCTGCTCAAACTTACACAAATCCAGCTGATATGAAAGAAGAATATGATTTGATCATCGTCGGCGGAGGAGGAGCTGGTATGGCAGCTGCAATCGAAGCAAAAGATGCAGGCTTGAATCCAGTCATTTTTGAAAAAATGCCAGTTGCTGGTGGAAATACATTAAAATCTTCAAGTGGAATGAACGCATCTGAAACAAAATTCCAAGAAGAAGAAGGTATCACTGATTCGAACGACGCCTTTTATGAAGAAACATTAGCAGGTGCGAATGGCACAAATGATAAAGAAATGTTACGCTATTTTGTCGATCATTCGGCTGCTGCAATCGAGTGGTTAGATGAAAATGGCATTAAATTAGATAACTTGACGATCACTGGTGGAATGAGCGAAAGACGAACACATCGCCCTTCTGATGGTTCTGCTATTGGTGGCTATTTAGTCGATGGGTTATTACGAAATGTCCACGAACGCCAAATCCCGATTTTTGTAAATACTGAAGTGACAGATATCCAAAAAACGGGAGATACAGTTAACCAAGTAACGGTCCAAGTCCAAGGGGAAGAACCAAAAGAGATCACTGGTAAGGCTGTAGTTGTTACAACTGGTGGATTCGGTGCGAGTGAGCAATACATCCAAACTTACCGTCCAGATCTGGAAGGATATGTAACGACGAATCAAGTGGGATCAACAGGCGATGGTATCAAGATGATTGAAAAATTAGGCGGTCAAACGGTCGATATGGATAAGATCCAGATCCATCCAACGGTTCAACAAGATGAAGGATTCTTGATCGGAGAAGTGGTACGTGGTGAAGGAGCGATCTTAGTCGATCAAGATGGCGAGCGTTTCGTCAACGAAATGAATACACGAGACAAAGTATCAGATGCAATCACTGCATTGCCAGAAAAATCTGCTTATTTGATTTTTGACCAAGGGGTACGCGATCGCGCAACAGCCATTGAGTTTTATGATGAAAAAGGTTATGTAACTGCAGGTGAGACGATTGAAGAATTGGCAGAGAAAATCAACTTACCAGCAGAAACATTAGCACAAACAGTAACAACTTGGAACGAAGAAGTTGCCAATCAAGACGATACAGCATTTGGTCGTACGACAGCCATGGAGCATGATCTGTCTAAACCAAACTACTATGCGATCAAAATCGCACCTGGTATCCACTATACGATGGGTGGAATCAAAATCAATACGAACACAGAAGTTGTGGATAAAGACGGACAACCGATCACTGGACTTTACGCAGCAGGTGAAGTCACTGGTGGCTTACACGGTGAAAACCGCATCGGCGGAAACTCTGTAGCGGAAATCATTATTTTTGGACGTCAAGCAGGACAACAAGCAGCAAAATTTGTCTCTGCACAATAA
- a CDS encoding GNAT family N-acetyltransferase, whose translation MLDKQLPYAEIWMTRPLNEELPSYPLNQQYRFEKYQPGAEQDWAIIETAVGEFDSVEEALVYFDQAFAPYPEELAKRMYFVVNEQGERIATCTAWWKLREKEYPLFHWLAVKPEHQGKGIARSLTIEVLRCFQQITTQSPIYLHTQTWSHPAIKLYQSLGFTFIPEKFDGSENPDYEMVIDILSSKIKKGT comes from the coding sequence ATGTTAGATAAGCAATTGCCCTATGCAGAGATTTGGATGACACGCCCACTCAATGAAGAATTGCCTTCTTATCCCTTGAATCAGCAGTATCGCTTTGAAAAGTATCAACCAGGCGCAGAGCAGGATTGGGCAATCATTGAAACAGCAGTCGGTGAATTTGACTCTGTGGAGGAAGCACTGGTTTACTTTGACCAAGCTTTTGCCCCTTATCCAGAAGAACTGGCAAAGCGCATGTATTTTGTGGTCAACGAACAAGGTGAACGCATTGCCACATGCACTGCTTGGTGGAAGCTTCGTGAGAAAGAATATCCGCTTTTTCATTGGTTAGCGGTCAAGCCAGAACATCAAGGAAAAGGGATTGCCAGAAGTTTGACGATCGAAGTGCTCCGTTGTTTTCAGCAAATAACGACACAAAGTCCAATTTATTTACACACACAGACATGGAGTCATCCAGCAATCAAACTTTATCAAAGTTTAGGTTTCACGTTCATCCCTGAGAAATTTGATGGTAGCGAAAATCCCGATTATGAAATGGTGATAGATATTTTATCATCGAAAATTAAAAAAGGCACCTAA
- the murB gene encoding UDP-N-acetylmuramate dehydrogenase produces MNKEDIVKKNPELNLLLDEPLSHYTFTKTGGPVDVLAFPKTKSEVKQVVDYCRENQVPWLVLGNASNLIVQDGGIRGVVIMLTEMNQISVEGTMVIAEAGAKLIDTTYAALAESLTGFEFACGIPGSIGGAVYMNAGAYGGEIKDVFAEVDLLLSDGTIQTLSNEEMAFSYRHSELQKMEAIVLEARFQLTPGDHEMIKGRMDELTELREAKQPLEYPSCGSVFKRPEGHFTGQLIQEAGLQGLKWGGAQISEKHAGFIVNIDHATATDYTELIAHIQEVIKEKFDVALETEVRIIGEKRS; encoded by the coding sequence GTGAATAAAGAAGATATCGTTAAAAAAAATCCAGAGTTGAATCTGTTGCTTGATGAACCGTTAAGTCATTATACATTTACCAAAACCGGTGGACCGGTAGATGTTTTAGCTTTTCCCAAAACCAAATCAGAAGTCAAACAGGTAGTTGACTATTGTCGAGAAAACCAAGTGCCATGGTTGGTATTAGGAAATGCAAGTAACTTGATCGTCCAAGATGGTGGGATACGCGGCGTGGTCATCATGTTGACAGAGATGAACCAAATCAGCGTTGAAGGCACGATGGTGATTGCAGAAGCAGGTGCGAAACTGATCGATACGACGTATGCAGCCTTAGCAGAATCTTTGACAGGATTCGAATTTGCCTGTGGGATTCCTGGAAGTATCGGCGGTGCAGTCTACATGAATGCAGGAGCTTACGGTGGGGAGATCAAAGACGTGTTTGCAGAAGTCGATTTATTATTAAGTGATGGGACGATCCAAACTCTGTCAAATGAAGAAATGGCCTTTTCTTATCGCCACAGTGAATTACAGAAGATGGAGGCCATCGTCTTAGAAGCTCGTTTCCAATTAACACCTGGTGATCATGAGATGATCAAAGGTCGGATGGACGAATTGACGGAATTGCGTGAAGCAAAACAACCATTGGAATACCCTTCATGCGGTAGTGTCTTCAAACGACCTGAAGGACACTTCACAGGACAACTGATCCAAGAAGCAGGCTTACAAGGTTTGAAATGGGGCGGCGCACAGATTTCGGAAAAACATGCCGGCTTTATCGTCAATATCGACCATGCAACAGCAACTGATTATACAGAGTTGATTGCCCATATCCAAGAGGTGATCAAAGAGAAGTTTGATGTCGCATTAGAAACAGAAGTACGGATCATTGGTGAAAAAAGAAGCTAA
- a CDS encoding Gfo/Idh/MocA family protein: MKIGVVGVGNIAEKAYLPTYAGKQGMVDFYFATRNQVTKDRLKKTYGFAHLYESLDDLIEEEIEACMIHAATSVHFQLAKKCLEHNIHVYIDKPLSVDLKEIQELQELAEQHQVILMVGFNRRFAPMVEELKAIPEKRLIQLQKNRIAAKEATAFVIYDLFLHLVDTAVYLLDEPVIKTTSHIREKEGSMEVAMLQLETANQMAIVTMDLGSGANTETYQVTSKQGTYELSDLTELVIRKPDTVEIKKFGDWETTLSKRGFVPMVERFFEEIQQPTPNNEKLKQTNIYESHALCEEMLNNLYRHQL, encoded by the coding sequence ATGAAAATTGGCGTAGTAGGAGTAGGTAACATTGCCGAAAAAGCATATTTACCCACATATGCAGGGAAACAAGGAATGGTTGATTTTTATTTTGCGACACGTAATCAGGTAACGAAAGATCGTCTGAAGAAAACCTATGGATTTGCTCATTTGTATGAGTCTTTGGATGACTTAATTGAAGAGGAGATCGAAGCATGTATGATCCATGCGGCAACAAGCGTTCATTTTCAATTAGCTAAAAAATGTTTGGAACATAATATCCATGTTTATATCGACAAGCCTTTAAGTGTCGACCTAAAAGAAATCCAAGAGTTACAAGAATTGGCAGAACAACATCAAGTGATTTTAATGGTGGGCTTCAACCGACGATTCGCCCCAATGGTCGAAGAATTAAAAGCGATTCCAGAAAAACGGTTGATCCAGTTACAAAAAAATCGCATTGCGGCAAAAGAAGCAACTGCTTTTGTCATTTACGATCTGTTCTTGCATCTGGTGGACACGGCTGTTTATTTATTAGACGAACCAGTGATCAAAACAACTTCTCATATCCGAGAAAAGGAAGGATCTATGGAAGTAGCGATGTTGCAACTTGAAACTGCGAACCAAATGGCAATTGTGACGATGGATCTTGGAAGTGGTGCAAATACTGAAACCTATCAAGTAACGAGCAAACAAGGAACCTATGAATTGAGTGATCTGACAGAATTAGTCATCCGTAAACCAGATACGGTGGAAATAAAGAAATTTGGTGATTGGGAAACCACGCTGAGCAAACGTGGTTTTGTGCCAATGGTTGAACGATTTTTTGAAGAAATCCAACAACCGACGCCAAATAATGAAAAGTTAAAACAAACCAACATTTATGAGAGCCATGCACTTTGTGAGGAGATGTTGAATAATCTTTATCGTCATCAGCTTTGA
- a CDS encoding exodeoxyribonuclease III, whose amino-acid sequence MKLISWNVNGLRAIVNKNFLETFKEFDADFFCLQETKLQEGQIDLDLPGYHQYWNYAVKKGYSGTAIFAKEPALNVSYGMGIDVHDQEGRLITLEYPEFYLVTCYTPNSQNELKRLDYRLEWESAFYDYLEELKKQKPVIVCGDLNVAHENIDLKNWKTNQKSAGFSIEERNALSHLLDNGFVDTFRYFYPELEGVYSWWSYRFNARKNNAGWRIDYFLTSEDLTPRLVDAKIHTSILGSDHCPVELIIE is encoded by the coding sequence TTGAAACTGATTTCGTGGAATGTCAATGGTTTAAGAGCCATCGTCAACAAAAATTTTCTAGAAACATTTAAGGAATTTGATGCAGATTTCTTCTGTCTTCAAGAAACAAAGCTACAAGAAGGTCAAATCGACTTGGATTTACCAGGTTACCATCAATATTGGAATTATGCAGTCAAAAAAGGCTATTCAGGTACAGCGATCTTCGCCAAAGAACCTGCATTGAACGTTTCTTATGGAATGGGCATTGATGTCCATGATCAAGAAGGCCGATTGATCACGTTAGAATATCCTGAATTTTACTTAGTCACTTGCTATACACCAAATTCACAAAATGAATTGAAACGTCTCGATTACCGTTTAGAATGGGAATCTGCTTTTTATGATTATTTAGAAGAGTTGAAAAAACAAAAACCGGTAATTGTTTGTGGGGATCTAAATGTTGCCCATGAGAACATCGATTTGAAAAATTGGAAAACGAATCAAAAAAGTGCCGGTTTCTCTATCGAAGAACGAAACGCATTGTCTCATTTACTTGATAATGGTTTTGTAGATACTTTCCGTTACTTCTATCCAGAGTTAGAAGGTGTCTATTCTTGGTGGAGTTATCGTTTCAATGCTCGAAAAAACAATGCAGGTTGGCGTATCGATTATTTCTTGACGAGTGAAGATTTGACACCTCGTTTGGTTGATGCAAAAATCCATACATCGATTCTAGGTAGTGACCACTGCCCTGTCGAATTAATTATCGAATAG
- a CDS encoding 3'-5' exonuclease: protein MNFIAMDFETANHQSHSACSLALVKVENSQIVDEFYTLIQPETPFFWRNIQIHGIRPEDVQQAPKFPDVWQKIEKYFQKNRLVVAHNAAFDTKVLAGCLDYYQLPQPNYLSLCTVKTSRRLFPEMPNHRLNTVCENLDITLKNHHDALEDSRACAEILLYQEKYFGTDPLKKLVTVK from the coding sequence ATGAATTTTATCGCGATGGACTTTGAAACTGCGAACCACCAATCTCATAGTGCGTGTTCCTTAGCCCTTGTCAAAGTGGAGAACAGTCAGATTGTCGATGAATTTTATACCTTGATCCAACCGGAAACGCCATTTTTCTGGCGGAACATCCAGATCCATGGTATCCGACCCGAAGATGTCCAACAGGCACCTAAATTTCCAGATGTTTGGCAGAAAATCGAAAAGTATTTCCAAAAAAACCGATTAGTCGTTGCGCATAACGCCGCATTTGATACAAAAGTATTAGCTGGTTGTTTAGATTATTATCAGTTGCCTCAACCGAACTATCTCTCATTGTGTACCGTCAAAACAAGTCGCCGCTTGTTTCCAGAAATGCCAAATCATCGCTTGAATACAGTTTGTGAAAATTTGGATATCACGTTGAAAAATCACCATGATGCGTTAGAAGATAGTCGAGCATGTGCGGAAATCTTGTTATATCAGGAAAAATATTTTGGGACAGACCCATTGAAAAAATTAGTCACAGTGAAATAG